One window from the genome of Streptomyces sp. NBC_00708 encodes:
- a CDS encoding class F sortase — MSQKAKGWLLVVVALAGVWLIQNGAGTRLTPPGPAAAQAFAAGPALLPGSPVAEPLRPSAPVRIRIPAIRVDAPMMRLGLGADGSLDVPPAGNTDIAGWYKDGTPPGAKGTAIVAGHVDNAEGPSVFYDLGSLKKGSTVEVDRQDGRTAVFALDAIEVYENEDFPDQRVYGASEHASLRLITCGGGYSDATGYRGNVVAYAHLTGVR; from the coding sequence GTGTCCCAGAAGGCCAAGGGCTGGCTGCTCGTCGTCGTGGCGCTGGCCGGTGTCTGGCTGATCCAGAACGGCGCGGGCACCCGGCTCACCCCGCCCGGACCGGCCGCCGCCCAGGCGTTCGCCGCCGGGCCCGCCCTGCTGCCCGGTTCACCGGTCGCCGAGCCGTTGCGCCCCTCCGCGCCCGTACGCATCCGGATTCCCGCCATCCGGGTGGACGCCCCGATGATGCGGCTCGGGCTGGGGGCGGACGGCAGCCTGGACGTACCGCCGGCCGGGAACACCGATATCGCCGGCTGGTACAAGGACGGCACACCGCCCGGCGCCAAGGGCACCGCGATCGTCGCGGGCCACGTCGACAACGCCGAGGGCCCCTCCGTCTTCTACGACCTGGGCTCGCTGAAGAAGGGCAGCACCGTCGAGGTGGACCGCCAGGACGGCCGTACCGCCGTCTTCGCTCTCGACGCGATCGAGGTGTACGAGAACGAGGACTTCCCCGACCAGCGCGTCTACGGCGCGTCCGAGCACGCCTCGCTGCGGCTGATCACCTGCGGCGGCGGGTACTCCGACGCGACGGGCTACCGGGGGAACGTGGTGGCGTACGCCCACCTCACGGGCGTGCGCTGA
- a CDS encoding TSUP family transporter, producing the protein MPDIALTTLVVLCLAAAAAGWIDAVVGGGGLLLLPTLLLGLPHLPAAQILATNKAVAVAGTSGAAVTYARKAPVKVGTAVRIGLVALAGSMTGAFFAAGISSEVLRPVIMVVLLAVAAFVMLRPQFGRAAGDGVPPRVTRARTATAIVLVGGGIGLYDGLFGPGTGTFLVLALTAVLHLDLVTASATAKIVNVCTNVGALAMFAYQGNVLWQLAALMAVFNLAGGLLGARMALRKGSEFVRGVLLVVVFSLVAKLAFDQWHS; encoded by the coding sequence ATGCCGGACATAGCCCTGACCACCCTTGTCGTGCTGTGCCTCGCCGCGGCGGCGGCCGGGTGGATCGACGCGGTGGTCGGCGGCGGCGGGCTGCTCCTGCTGCCCACGCTGCTGCTCGGGCTGCCGCACCTGCCGGCCGCGCAGATCCTCGCCACCAACAAGGCGGTCGCCGTCGCCGGCACCTCGGGTGCCGCCGTCACCTACGCGCGCAAGGCGCCGGTCAAGGTCGGCACCGCCGTCCGGATCGGGCTCGTCGCTCTGGCCGGTTCGATGACCGGCGCGTTCTTCGCCGCCGGGATCAGCAGCGAGGTGCTGCGCCCGGTGATCATGGTGGTCCTGCTCGCGGTCGCCGCGTTCGTGATGCTGCGGCCCCAGTTCGGCAGGGCGGCCGGGGACGGTGTCCCGCCCCGGGTCACCCGGGCCCGTACGGCCACCGCGATCGTCCTGGTCGGCGGCGGCATCGGCCTGTACGACGGGCTGTTCGGGCCGGGCACGGGCACCTTCCTGGTGCTGGCCCTGACCGCCGTGCTCCACCTCGACCTGGTGACCGCGTCCGCCACCGCCAAGATCGTCAACGTCTGCACCAACGTCGGGGCGCTCGCGATGTTCGCGTACCAGGGCAACGTGCTGTGGCAACTGGCCGCCCTGATGGCGGTCTTCAACCTGGCGGGCGGGCTGCTCGGCGCGCGGATGGCGCTGCGCAAGGGCAGCGAGTTCGTACGCGGGGTGCTGCTGGTGGTCGTCTTCTCGCTGGTCGCGAAGCTCGCGTTCGACCAGTGGCACAGCTGA